The following is a genomic window from Anaerolineae bacterium.
CAGCCCGGGGACGTCGCCCCCTCCGGTCAGTACTCCTACGTTCACTTCCTCACCTCCTCTGGTGACTTCTACCTTGGTTGAGCTCACTCCGCCGCCACGAAGCCCAGGGCGGAATCGGCTCCGGGTGTCGACCTGGGCGAGAGGGGCGTGGCTCTGCCGGACGAACCGAAGAGCCGGATCTTCTCCCGCACTCGCCTTCTCACCTCGTCTCGGGCGGGGCCGATGATCTTCCGCATGTCGTACTCGTCAGCTTGAGCGGCGGACTGGGTACGGACGGTCTCGCTGAAACCGGCAGCGATGTAGGTGCCCACGTTGATCTTGGCTATCCCGCACCTGATTGCTTCCCTGATGCTGTCCTCGGTCACGCCGGAGGAGCCGTGCAGCACGAGAGGAACATCCACCACGGCGGCACAGGCGCGGATGCGATCCAGGTCCAGCTCAGCTTCCTGAGCTCGCATAGCATGTACGGAGCCCACGGCGATGGCCAGGCTGTCGCATCCGGTCTGGCTGACGAACTCATGGGCCAGACTGGGATTGGTCATGTGGCTGGAGACCTGGTCGGCAGTGACTCGGTCGCGTTCCTGGAGCACCTGGCCCAGCTCGGCCTCCACAGGGATGCCGCAGGCGTGGGCAGCGCGGACGATGAGAGCGGTGATGGCCACGTTCTCCTCGTAGGGCAGGGCCGAGCCGTCGAACATGAGCGAGGTGAACCCGGCCTGCAGGCAGCGCACGTTGGTCTCGAAGCCGCTGCCGTGATCGAGGTGCAGAACCACCGGCACCGAGGCCTGGCGAGCCCCAGTCTGTACCGCGTTTGCCAGATAGGCGAGGCCGGCGTAGCGGATGGCCCCCTCGCTGATCTGGACGATGACAGGGGCCTGTTCCTCCTCGGCGGCCTCGATGACGGCCTGGATCATCTCCAGGTTGTTGGCGTTGAAGGCGCCCACGGCGTAGCCCTCGCGTTGCGCCTGCCGAAGCAGCTCCTTGCTGGTGACCAGTGCCATTCCCGCTCCCCCCGTGGCATAGACGAGGGGCCCGTTCTTCCCTCCCTTGGGCCCCGCGCCCGTACGATACCAGCAGGCTGAAGCGCAGGCAACAACGCTGCAGGCATCCCCAGAGGGGCAGGCTGCGCCGCTGGCGTAAGCCGCGCGAACTAACGGAAGCGGCACGCGGAGAAGCTAGGCGGCCGTGTTCGATCGTGGCTGATCTGGTTCATGCAGCCGGCTTCGTCAGCGGGCGCGGAGAGCCCGCCGAACGCCGGCCAGGCTGAGCGACTGGCCGGACAGGAGGGTCTGGGCCTGGAACAGCCGGGCCACTCCCTGAACCGCCAGGTAGGCGGTGGCGAGCAGCAGCACGACAGCTAGCGCCAGCTGCCAGGCCGGAGGTGATACCCGCACCAACCGAGCTATCATGGCCACCGGCGCCGTGAAGGGCACCAGGCTCAGGACGACGGCAAGCGCTCCGTTGGGCTGATTCACGATGCTGTTGATGAACCAGAGCGGGAGGATCATGGGCAGGTACACCAGGAAGGTGGCCTGGCTGGCATCTTTGAGGCTGGGAGCGAGGGCACCCAGCCCGGCTATCAGGGAGGCGTAGACCAGATAGCCCAGGATGAAAAGCACAAGCCCCCAGGCCAGGGTGTCCAGCCCGAGCTCGAAGCCCTCGGGGATACTGAGACCTCGCCCCCCGAGGGTAAGGAGGAGACTAGCGGTCGCCAACCAGATGACCAGCTGGAGCAGGCCGGCGGCCCCGAGCCCCAACGTCTTCCCGGCCAGCATCTGTACCGGGGACACGCTCGAGAGCATTACCTCCATCATGCGCGTGTCCTTCTCGTTTGCCACGCTCTGCAGCAGCCAGCCCGAGGAGAAGGTTAGCGACATGAACAGGAGCATGATCATGCCGTAAGGCAGCCAGTACGAGACGACGTCGGAGGAGCCCTCGTCCTGCTTTGCTTCCAGGGCGACCTCCTGCAAACGCACCGGTTCCCACAGCAGCGAGGTGAGCGCGAGGTCGTCCGTCAGGTTGGAGAGGAGCACGAAGCGGAAAGGTGCTGCCCGACCCTCGGCTGCCAGAGGGTTGAAATCGCGGCTATAGAACGCCACTTGACCGCTGGTGATGAAGTCCTGTGGCACCACGAAGAAGCCCGATATCCGCCCAGCGGCCTCGGCTCGCCTGGCTTCTTCGAGCGAGGGGAAGGCCACGTACGAGCCTGCTAGTGGATCAGGGATGGCCTTCACTATCCCGGCCAGGTCCACGTATCCCTGGGGCGCGGAGGGAGCCTCCGGGAGGGCCAGCCTGACTATGTCCTCCTGGCTGGGAGCGGTGAGGTTGAGGAAGGTGACAACCAGGCCAGCCAGCAGGGGGAGACCTACCACCAGGACCATGAAGGAACGCCGTCTGACGACGGTGATGAACTCATGCCGTAGAATGGTCAGGATGGCACTCATGCTGTCTGCCCTCTGATAGCCCGGCGCACCTCATCCCAGCTCAGGCGCTGGCCGTACCGAAGCATGCCGGCCCGGAAGACTCGCGCCGCCAGGAAGACGGACCCGACGGCCGAAGCCAGCAGCAAGCCCAGGCTCAGCAGTAGCTGCCAAACAGGGATGCTGGTGAAGGCCCAGCGGATGCTAAGGGTGAGGGGAGCCGTGAGGGGGAACATGGTCAGAGCCACGGAGGCCAGACCGTTAGGGTTGCTTATGATAAGAGGGGTGAACCAGGCAGGCACGAATGTGGGTAGGGTTACCAACACCGACAACTGCGAGCCCTCGCGCGTCTCGCTAGCGATGGAGCCGATGGCGGCAAGCAGGCTGGCTATCAGGACGTAGGCAGGCAGGAAGGTGGCGGCGATCAGGACGACGTAAGACCAGTCCAGCCTGAAGGCGCTCAGTTCCTCGAAATGCTGCCTGGCCACCACGAGGCCGACCGCCACTACGACAGCCCAGGCGAGCATCTGGGTCAGCCCGATGGCGAAGATGGCGGCGATCTTCCCGGCCATGATCTCGTTGGGGGAGATGGAGGTGACGATGATCTCCATCGTCCGCGTCTCCTTCTCGTCTACGACTGCGGACAGTGCATTCCCTGAGCTGCTGATGACGATCATGAAGAACAGAATGGCCGCCAGGAAGGGGATGACTACGTTGGGCCAGCTACTCTCACTGAACTCGCGTCGCCCGTCCAGCGAGCGCACGACTAGGTCCACTCCCTTAGAGGCACGCTCGCGCTGCCCCTCCGGCAGTGGCTGGGCCAGGTTCCACCGCAGCCAGGCGCGGAATCCGTCTCTGGCCTGCCGGGGAAGGTCGCCCGGGCTGTACGAGGTCACCTCTCTGGTGGTGCTATAGTTGGGAGCGATGACGAAGGCGGCATCCAGCACGCCATCATCAACGGCGCGCCGGGCTGCTTCCGCGTCGTGATAGAGGACGAACTCAGGAGCCCCTGCCTCAGGGAGGGGCTGAGGATCGCTCAGCACGCCGGCTAGGTCAACTACCCCCAACGGTTTGCCCACCGACTCCGCCGATGCACTAAGGAACCCGGCGATGGCTATGGCAACTACCACTAGGAGAGGCACCAGCAGCGACCCAAGCACGAAACCGCGCTGCCGCATGCGGCGGCCGTACTCGGAGAAAGCCACCACCCTGACCATGTCCGGTCTCACGGGGTCATCTCTCCCACATCGCGGGACAGCTCGGGCACGGGGCCGCCGGCACCGGTAACCACGCTGATGAAGATGTCGTCCAATGAGGGTGCAGCGACCTCGAAGCTCCTGACCTTCAGGTGAGGCCGCCTGCATAGGGCGTTCAGCACCTCCTGAGGGCTGGTCGTCTCCTCCAGAGTGAGGTGGTAGGCGCCGTTCTCAGAGGTGATCGCCACCACTCCTGGGATGGAGTCCAGGGTGCCCTCGACCCGGACCCGGACGGAGTTGCCGGCGTAGTGCTCCCGTATCTCTGCCAGGTTGCCATAGAGCACGCCCTCGCCCCGGTTCACCAGCAGGATGCGGTCGCACAGGGCCTCCACCTGGTGCATCTGGTGGGTGGACATAATGATGGCCCGACCTGCCGCCCGCTGCTCCTCCATCACCTCCTTGACCCGGCGGGTGTTCACGGGGTCAAGGCCGGAGAACGGTTCATCCAGGATGAGCAGTTCTGGCTCGTGGGCAAGGGTGGCGATCAGCTGGGCCT
Proteins encoded in this region:
- a CDS encoding class II fructose-bisphosphate aldolase, giving the protein MALVTSKELLRQAQREGYAVGAFNANNLEMIQAVIEAAEEEQAPVIVQISEGAIRYAGLAYLANAVQTGARQASVPVVLHLDHGSGFETNVRCLQAGFTSLMFDGSALPYEENVAITALIVRAAHACGIPVEAELGQVLQERDRVTADQVSSHMTNPSLAHEFVSQTGCDSLAIAVGSVHAMRAQEAELDLDRIRACAAVVDVPLVLHGSSGVTEDSIREAIRCGIAKINVGTYIAAGFSETVRTQSAAQADEYDMRKIIGPARDEVRRRVREKIRLFGSSGRATPLSPRSTPGADSALGFVAAE
- a CDS encoding ABC transporter permease, whose product is MSAILTILRHEFITVVRRRSFMVLVVGLPLLAGLVVTFLNLTAPSQEDIVRLALPEAPSAPQGYVDLAGIVKAIPDPLAGSYVAFPSLEEARRAEAAGRISGFFVVPQDFITSGQVAFYSRDFNPLAAEGRAAPFRFVLLSNLTDDLALTSLLWEPVRLQEVALEAKQDEGSSDVVSYWLPYGMIMLLFMSLTFSSGWLLQSVANEKDTRMMEVMLSSVSPVQMLAGKTLGLGAAGLLQLVIWLATASLLLTLGGRGLSIPEGFELGLDTLAWGLVLFILGYLVYASLIAGLGALAPSLKDASQATFLVYLPMILPLWFINSIVNQPNGALAVVLSLVPFTAPVAMIARLVRVSPPAWQLALAVVLLLATAYLAVQGVARLFQAQTLLSGQSLSLAGVRRALRAR
- a CDS encoding ABC transporter permease, whose product is MRPDMVRVVAFSEYGRRMRQRGFVLGSLLVPLLVVVAIAIAGFLSASAESVGKPLGVVDLAGVLSDPQPLPEAGAPEFVLYHDAEAARRAVDDGVLDAAFVIAPNYSTTREVTSYSPGDLPRQARDGFRAWLRWNLAQPLPEGQRERASKGVDLVVRSLDGRREFSESSWPNVVIPFLAAILFFMIVISSSGNALSAVVDEKETRTMEIIVTSISPNEIMAGKIAAIFAIGLTQMLAWAVVVAVGLVVARQHFEELSAFRLDWSYVVLIAATFLPAYVLIASLLAAIGSIASETREGSQLSVLVTLPTFVPAWFTPLIISNPNGLASVALTMFPLTAPLTLSIRWAFTSIPVWQLLLSLGLLLASAVGSVFLAARVFRAGMLRYGQRLSWDEVRRAIRGQTA
- a CDS encoding ATP-binding cassette domain-containing protein, with the protein product MIPVQVTHVSKRFGPVQAVKDVSFEVHSGEIFGLLGPNGAGKTTTIRMMLNIFRPDSGTISVLGGPMSEEKKRHIGYLPEERGLYRELSLLECLVYLARLKGVSRADADRNVRRYLEELDLADWSGKKVKELSRGMQQKAQLIATLAHEPELLILDEPFSGLDPVNTRRVKEVMEEQRAAGRAIIMSTHQMHQVEALCDRILLVNRGEGVLYGNLAEIREHYAGNSVRVRVEGTLDSIPGVVAITSENGAYHLTLEETTSPQEVLNALCRRPHLKVRSFEVAAPSLDDIFISVVTGAGGPVPELSRDVGEMTP